In Candidatus Nitrosotenuis uzonensis, one DNA window encodes the following:
- a CDS encoding SLC13 family permease, producing MLSVDSSVPAFILFGLVYGLIITRNVRGIRLPIWAIMSIGALLSLMLQLITFEQALKAINFEIIFFLFGMFVLVSGLESSGLLKYITIKILERARTPNRILGFILLILGLLSAFLINDTIALVATPIVIGLATQMKIRPVPLLITLAFGVTIGSMLTPIGNPQNLLVSLNSGMDNPFLNFMFYLGVPTFACLAVTYLILSKFYKKEFDNSMIPPSLTSENIIENPTLARISLIITLSVIAGFFLIGFIKTIGVDTDINFSYPALVGGLLLLVITKQRKKIFLQINWKIIAFFVSMFIFMAAMWNGKVIDVFASVFPTLTSSDELAAIFAIISTSAGLSQIMSNVPFVAVYLQIMQNLGVSSTDTLLWIALASASTLAGNLTILGAASNIIILEAAEKHKTEAFSFWEFFKIGSIVTVVTMAILGMFLLLYSYI from the coding sequence ATGTTATCTGTAGATTCCAGCGTTCCGGCATTCATTCTCTTCGGACTTGTGTATGGCCTTATAATAACCCGTAATGTACGTGGAATTCGACTACCTATATGGGCAATAATGTCTATAGGCGCACTACTGTCTTTGATGTTACAACTTATCACATTTGAGCAGGCCCTTAAGGCAATAAATTTTGAAATTATTTTTTTTCTTTTTGGAATGTTTGTGTTAGTATCTGGATTGGAATCATCAGGTTTGCTCAAATATATTACAATCAAAATTCTCGAACGTGCAAGAACTCCAAATAGAATACTTGGATTCATTCTCTTGATTCTAGGATTATTATCTGCATTTCTTATCAACGATACAATTGCTCTTGTGGCCACTCCAATAGTTATAGGACTTGCCACTCAAATGAAGATTAGACCTGTGCCGCTTTTGATAACCCTTGCTTTTGGAGTAACGATAGGCAGTATGCTGACTCCTATTGGAAATCCACAAAATCTTCTTGTTTCTCTGAATAGTGGCATGGATAATCCTTTTTTGAACTTTATGTTCTATCTTGGCGTTCCAACTTTCGCATGTCTTGCAGTAACGTATCTGATATTATCAAAGTTTTATAAAAAAGAATTTGATAATTCTATGATCCCGCCTAGTCTAACATCTGAAAATATAATAGAAAATCCAACATTAGCAAGAATTTCTTTGATTATAACATTGTCTGTAATAGCAGGATTCTTTTTGATCGGATTTATCAAAACAATTGGGGTTGATACTGACATCAATTTTAGTTATCCTGCACTTGTAGGTGGCTTGTTACTCCTAGTAATTACTAAACAACGAAAGAAGATATTTTTACAAATTAATTGGAAAATAATTGCTTTTTTTGTCTCAATGTTCATTTTTATGGCTGCAATGTGGAACGGCAAAGTAATAGACGTCTTTGCATCAGTGTTTCCAACATTAACCTCATCAGACGAACTGGCCGCAATTTTTGCCATTATTTCCACGAGTGCAGGTCTGAGTCAAATAATGAGTAACGTCCCATTTGTTGCAGTCTATCTTCAAATAATGCAGAATCTGGGGGTCTCTAGTACGGATACTTTATTGTGGATTGCGCTTGCTTCAGCAAGTACCTTGGCAGGAAATCTGACTATACTTGGAGCTGCTAGTAATATCATAATTTTAGAGGCTGCAGAAAAACACAAAACTGAGGCATTTTCATTCTGGGAATTCTTCAAAATAGGCTCTATTGTGACTGTTGTAACCATGGCTATACTTGGAATGTTTTTACTGTTGTACTCCTATATCTGA
- a CDS encoding cupredoxin domain-containing protein: MSAKVSIPSGSSVPGCEATNECYIPAEVTIGIGGTVTWTNDDTAAHTVTSGNINAGGPDGVFDSSIFMAGKTFEHTFDEAGEYDYFCIVHPWMTGKVIVE; this comes from the coding sequence ATGTCTGCCAAGGTGTCAATACCAAGTGGGTCATCAGTACCAGGTTGTGAAGCTACAAACGAATGCTACATACCAGCTGAAGTAACAATAGGAATAGGTGGCACCGTAACGTGGACAAACGATGACACCGCAGCACACACAGTAACAAGTGGGAATATCAACGCAGGTGGACCAGATGGAGTGTTTGACAGCAGCATATTCATGGCCGGCAAGACATTCGAGCATACCTTTGATGAAGCAGGTGAGTACGACTACTTCTGTATCGTCCACCCATGGATGACAGGTAAAGTAATAGTGGAATAA
- a CDS encoding hemerythrin domain-containing protein, protein MSTESLRKDHLLIEKVLKSMQVTLELLRSGKKIPESILVPVVDFSKNFTDVCHHGKEEESLFPALERAGMPRHMGPIAVMLMEHQVTKQIVQRMDASSKEYLRSGSSEQLVHDISDYIEHVSAHLWKENNRLFVMAEMRLQGLTEEITAQLDDVESKKLIQLGKTRADYEKMTDDLEQNISKLN, encoded by the coding sequence GTGTCCACTGAGTCATTAAGAAAAGATCATCTGTTAATAGAGAAGGTACTTAAATCAATGCAAGTTACATTGGAACTCTTGAGATCTGGTAAGAAGATACCTGAGAGCATACTTGTACCTGTCGTTGATTTTTCTAAGAACTTTACCGATGTGTGTCATCATGGCAAAGAGGAAGAATCGCTTTTTCCCGCCTTGGAAAGAGCTGGAATGCCGCGCCATATGGGACCGATTGCAGTAATGCTGATGGAACATCAAGTGACAAAACAGATAGTCCAAAGAATGGATGCGTCATCTAAAGAATACCTAAGGTCTGGTTCTTCTGAACAACTCGTACATGACATATCTGATTACATAGAGCATGTTTCAGCACATCTTTGGAAAGAAAACAATCGTCTGTTTGTGATGGCAGAGATGCGATTACAGGGATTAACAGAAGAAATCACTGCTCAACTCGATGATGTGGAGTCTAAAAAACTAATTCAATTAGGAAAAACACGTGCAGATTATGAAAAAATGACGGATGATCTTGAACAGAACATTTCGAAACTAAATTAA
- a CDS encoding MBL fold metallo-hydrolase RNA specificity domain-containing protein produces the protein MTKNGITCISDGKTVNIDPKTALSGSINFVSHAHSDHLPSRSDGVVLTTLETREIATLRGKDLSNHVEYLDEFGLYDSGHILGSRGLLFEDLFYTGDICTRHRGFLKGATIPKCKVLITECTFGRPEFIFPSLDEILKKVNELISELYHKGRPVLLLGYPLGKAQTITHLFGHWEPLYYHDSVKQMNDLHRKLGVSLKDGIGHTDAQNKGLLDKKPWVMVCPMMSDNATFVKDMKSRYGAVTIGFSGWAKSQSMPFARNNDYAVPLSDHCDYNELIDLVKRSGAEKIYTVHGFVTEFASDLVKMGYDAKPLSENSLDNFI, from the coding sequence ATGACAAAAAACGGTATTACTTGCATTTCTGACGGTAAAACTGTTAATATTGATCCCAAAACTGCTTTGTCGGGTTCAATTAATTTTGTATCGCATGCTCATTCTGATCACCTTCCCAGCCGTAGTGATGGTGTGGTTCTCACTACACTGGAGACAAGGGAAATTGCAACACTGAGAGGAAAAGATCTCTCAAATCACGTGGAATATCTTGATGAATTCGGCCTTTATGATTCTGGACATATACTAGGATCAAGAGGATTGCTCTTTGAAGATCTATTTTATACTGGCGATATATGCACGCGTCATAGAGGTTTTCTGAAGGGAGCGACAATCCCAAAATGTAAAGTTCTCATAACCGAATGCACGTTTGGCAGGCCCGAATTTATCTTTCCTAGTTTGGATGAGATTTTAAAAAAAGTAAATGAGTTGATTTCTGAACTATATCACAAAGGCCGCCCTGTCTTGCTTTTGGGGTATCCGTTAGGCAAAGCACAAACCATCACTCATTTGTTTGGTCATTGGGAACCGCTTTATTATCATGATTCTGTGAAACAGATGAACGATCTTCATCGCAAGCTTGGCGTATCACTAAAAGATGGTATTGGCCATACAGATGCGCAAAACAAAGGACTGCTTGATAAAAAGCCTTGGGTAATGGTATGCCCAATGATGTCTGATAACGCCACCTTTGTAAAAGACATGAAGTCAAGATATGGAGCAGTAACAATAGGCTTTTCTGGATGGGCTAAATCTCAAAGCATGCCATTTGCAAGAAATAACGACTACGCAGTACCACTTTCAGATCATTGTGATTATAATGAACTGATTGATCTAGTGAAGAGATCTGGAGCAGAAAAGATCTATACGGTACATGGTTTTGTTACCGAGTTTGCCTCTGATCTAGTCAAAATGGGTTATGATGCCAAGCCTTTGAGCGAGAATAGCCTTGATAATTTCATTTGA
- a CDS encoding HEAT repeat domain-containing protein encodes MVLALLIFDDDNIRQLPVAERLAQCERIIKNDQDESKRWDATWLAGEIAENRNDKDPIFNQVADLMGWILENDDNNVVKHEACYQIAARNMRSKIPHLINSALNDESGLTKHEALESLGLMRATEAIGLINDALNDPNEDVRQTAAFVIKRLKRMQESGDYKPSSII; translated from the coding sequence ATGGTATTGGCGCTTCTCATTTTTGATGATGACAATATTAGACAGTTACCTGTAGCTGAGAGATTAGCACAATGTGAGAGGATTATCAAAAACGACCAAGATGAATCAAAACGCTGGGATGCCACATGGCTTGCTGGTGAAATTGCTGAAAATCGAAATGACAAGGATCCCATTTTTAATCAGGTGGCAGATTTGATGGGATGGATACTAGAAAACGATGATAACAATGTGGTAAAACATGAAGCATGTTACCAGATTGCAGCAAGGAACATGAGAAGCAAGATTCCGCACCTTATCAATTCAGCATTAAACGATGAAAGTGGCCTTACAAAGCATGAGGCGCTAGAATCGCTCGGTTTGATGCGGGCTACAGAAGCAATAGGACTTATCAATGACGCCCTTAACGATCCAAACGAAGACGTAAGACAGACTGCGGCATTTGTGATAAAGAGATTAAAACGTATGCAAGAGTCAGGTGACTACAAGCCTTCCTCAATCATCTAA
- a CDS encoding response regulator transcription factor, which yields MVTAIVVDDDVDTVDVFCDYLRIKNVTILGRGYNGKEAVQLYKTHMPDIVFLDLMMPEYDGFYALENIRKINQDSKIVVVTADLREHTAKRLEILKPTEIFIKPYDMERINQLLSTI from the coding sequence ATGGTTACTGCAATCGTAGTTGATGACGATGTAGATACGGTGGACGTGTTCTGCGACTATTTACGAATAAAAAATGTCACGATATTAGGAAGGGGATATAATGGAAAAGAAGCTGTGCAGCTATACAAAACTCATATGCCGGACATCGTATTTCTAGACTTGATGATGCCAGAATATGATGGTTTTTACGCATTAGAGAACATACGCAAGATAAATCAAGATTCCAAAATAGTAGTTGTAACTGCAGATCTGCGCGAGCATACTGCAAAGAGGCTAGAGATCTTAAAACCTACAGAGATATTCATCAAGCCCTACGATATGGAAAGAATAAACCAGCTGCTAAGTACCATCTAA
- a CDS encoding sensor histidine kinase: MHYEESGHKKKSVNDAERLLKNAHEDAERMIRIAREDAERLLKNAHEDAERMIRIAREDAERLLKNAHEDAERMIRIAREDAERLLKNAHEESMQENVKETKQPNQQDESGMSLKKDKLHTVGEMASRLAHDLQNPLTIIKNTVEILKIQQPNLDVKTKDHYEKIERAVTKMTQQIKDVLNYVRTSNLQAEYVSLLSILKNVLNDLKIPEYIKIILPDEDVMLYGDPKQLEIVFSNLILNSIQAIEKKGKVMIQASDNEYFTAIDIIDNGHGIEKDNLSHIFEPLFTTKQTGTGLGLASCKAIIENHGGNIDCSSIVGKGTVFTVKLPKTEGIKQ, from the coding sequence ATGCATTATGAAGAAAGTGGGCATAAAAAGAAGAGTGTTAATGATGCCGAGCGGCTGTTAAAAAACGCCCATGAAGACGCCGAGCGTATGATAAGAATCGCACGAGAAGATGCCGAGCGGCTGTTAAAAAACGCCCATGAAGACGCCGAGCGTATGATAAGAATCGCACGAGAAGATGCCGAGCGGCTGTTAAAAAACGCCCATGAAGACGCCGAGCGTATGATAAGAATCGCACGAGAAGATGCCGAGCGGCTGTTAAAAAACGCCCATGAAGAATCGATGCAGGAAAATGTCAAAGAAACTAAGCAGCCAAACCAACAAGATGAGAGCGGTATGTCGTTAAAGAAGGACAAACTTCATACTGTAGGCGAAATGGCATCAAGACTTGCACATGATTTACAAAATCCCCTCACCATAATTAAGAATACAGTAGAAATTCTAAAGATACAACAGCCAAATTTGGATGTAAAAACCAAAGATCATTATGAGAAAATTGAACGAGCAGTAACCAAAATGACACAGCAGATAAAGGATGTCCTCAATTATGTCAGGACCAGTAATCTGCAAGCTGAATATGTATCACTTTTGAGCATACTAAAAAACGTCCTCAATGATCTTAAGATACCTGAGTACATCAAAATCATACTTCCTGATGAAGATGTTATGTTATATGGAGATCCAAAACAGCTTGAAATAGTTTTTTCAAATCTTATCTTGAATTCCATACAGGCAATAGAGAAAAAAGGAAAAGTTATGATTCAAGCGTCCGACAATGAATATTTTACTGCAATAGATATAATCGATAATGGACACGGTATTGAAAAGGATAATTTGTCGCACATTTTTGAGCCATTATTTACAACAAAGCAGACTGGCACAGGTCTTGGTCTAGCAAGTTGCAAAGCTATAATAGAGAACCACGGTGGGAACATAGACTGCTCAAGTATAGTAGGAAAAGGTACTGTGTTTACAGTCAAACTCCCCAAGACTGAAGGCATAAAACAGTGA
- the purN gene encoding phosphoribosylglycinamide formyltransferase, which yields MMNLGILISGRGSNMEAILKAVKKQKIPIKPAVVISNNPNAVGLEIAQKLGVSTETVESRGFSGTRWEYDQRIIKILYKYGVTEKDGLVCLAGFMRIISPEFIRKYKNRILNIHPAILPSFPGLHSQRQAVEYGVKYSGCTVHFVDEGVDTGPIILQSIVPVRDNDTEETLSRRILAKEHKIYPQAIKLVAEGKVKIVGRRTVITNQDR from the coding sequence TTGATGAATCTTGGAATTTTGATTTCTGGGCGGGGAAGCAATATGGAGGCCATTTTAAAAGCAGTCAAAAAACAGAAAATTCCCATAAAACCTGCGGTTGTAATTTCAAATAATCCAAATGCCGTCGGGCTTGAAATAGCTCAAAAATTAGGAGTCAGTACAGAAACAGTCGAAAGTAGAGGATTTTCAGGCACACGCTGGGAGTATGACCAAAGGATAATCAAAATATTATACAAGTATGGCGTTACTGAAAAGGACGGACTTGTATGCCTTGCAGGATTTATGAGAATAATTAGCCCCGAATTCATCAGAAAATACAAGAACCGGATACTCAACATACATCCTGCAATACTACCATCTTTTCCTGGATTACACTCTCAAAGACAGGCAGTAGAATACGGCGTAAAATATTCTGGGTGCACGGTACACTTTGTGGATGAAGGCGTAGATACAGGACCCATAATTTTGCAATCAATAGTTCCTGTCAGAGATAATGATACCGAAGAAACACTATCAAGAAGAATTCTAGCAAAAGAACACAAGATTTACCCACAGGCAATTAAACTTGTGGCAGAGGGAAAAGTAAAGATTGTTGGGAGACGTACCGTAATCACAAATCAGGACCGCTGA
- a CDS encoding cupin domain-containing protein — MKLEFDTKQYIGKIKESSNYFHTFINRDNIAAGILVLEPGQEDTQTPHDSDEIYYVVRGDGFLRINNKEYRVSEGMAYYVQKQVPHKFFGNKMDLVVVYFFSGPDL, encoded by the coding sequence ATGAAACTAGAATTTGACACAAAACAATATATCGGGAAAATCAAAGAATCCAGCAATTATTTTCATACTTTTATCAATAGAGATAATATTGCGGCTGGGATTTTGGTACTCGAACCAGGACAAGAAGACACACAAACACCGCACGACTCTGATGAAATCTACTATGTGGTTCGCGGTGATGGCTTTCTTAGAATAAACAACAAAGAATACCGTGTTTCAGAGGGCATGGCATATTATGTACAAAAGCAAGTACCGCACAAGTTTTTTGGCAACAAGATGGATCTTGTAGTCGTTTATTTTTTCAGCGGTCCTGATTTGTGA
- a CDS encoding cupredoxin domain-containing protein, with protein sequence MKKSTYSSRSFRKILLPGLVAVVLVAVGYFAVVSTIPVNSTHPVFGAPSNHYIKVIDSKNGPIFVTTSTKGAKKNIEPTYKPIIHARVGELISLHIINEDHDKHNLNLDEFNVHTNDIGYFGTQSITFVADKAGQFYFHCTLHPEMTGSITIE encoded by the coding sequence TTGAAAAAAAGTACATACTCGAGTAGATCGTTTCGTAAGATATTATTGCCAGGATTAGTTGCAGTCGTACTAGTTGCAGTTGGATATTTTGCAGTGGTATCAACAATACCTGTTAATTCCACACATCCTGTGTTTGGAGCCCCATCAAACCACTACATTAAGGTGATAGACTCTAAAAACGGTCCAATTTTTGTTACAACATCTACAAAAGGTGCTAAAAAAAACATCGAGCCCACATACAAGCCAATAATACATGCCAGAGTTGGGGAGCTTATTTCACTGCACATAATAAATGAAGATCATGATAAACATAATCTTAACTTGGATGAATTCAACGTACACACCAACGACATTGGGTACTTTGGAACCCAATCAATTACATTTGTTGCAGATAAGGCAGGACAGTTTTACTTCCATTGCACTCTGCACCCAGAAATGACAGGTAGTATAACGATCGAGTAA
- a CDS encoding winged helix-turn-helix domain-containing protein, with protein MTVTKRYRDKIYIVKDIIVLLAQHGHLNQTALVSYSGLNLKKHKHILEELESNGMIAKSIVEDGKRIITIYKVTSKGLDFCRNIIEPYEELFPRKPSGTQNNLLIILI; from the coding sequence ATGACGGTCACAAAGAGATACAGGGATAAAATCTACATAGTAAAGGACATAATTGTACTGCTTGCCCAGCATGGTCATCTCAATCAGACCGCGCTTGTAAGTTATAGTGGTCTTAATCTAAAAAAACATAAGCATATACTGGAAGAACTGGAATCCAACGGAATGATCGCAAAATCAATAGTAGAAGATGGTAAGCGCATAATAACAATTTACAAGGTAACTTCAAAAGGACTAGACTTTTGCAGGAATATAATTGAGCCTTACGAAGAACTGTTTCCAAGAAAGCCGTCAGGAACACAAAACAATCTACTCATCATCCTCATCTAG
- a CDS encoding bifunctional 5,10-methylenetetrahydrofolate dehydrogenase/5,10-methenyltetrahydrofolate cyclohydrolase has protein sequence MVGTKIDGVLVSNIVKERVKKAVEELRSQGIQPCLATVLIGDDPASATYVRNKQKACADVGIKTKDHKLERTLTQIEINTLIDKLNADIEVHGILVQLPLPQQLDEFETTSRISPLKDVDGLTPHNAGLLSMKKAVLKACTPSGIMELLDHYRIDVNGKNAVIINRSNLLGKPLYHLLLERDATVTTCHSKTKNLKEICRQADIIITGVGDRAKFTLTEDMIKEGAVVIDVATARLNGKLVGDCDFDSIIQKAAFASPVPGGVGPMTIAMLLKNTVTAASMSARFARR, from the coding sequence TTGGTCGGCACCAAAATTGACGGAGTTCTAGTTTCAAACATAGTAAAAGAACGAGTAAAAAAGGCAGTTGAAGAATTACGATCACAAGGTATACAGCCATGTCTTGCAACTGTTTTAATCGGCGATGATCCTGCTTCTGCCACATACGTGAGAAACAAACAAAAAGCATGCGCTGATGTCGGAATAAAAACAAAGGATCACAAGCTAGAGAGGACCTTGACTCAGATTGAGATTAATACGCTTATCGACAAACTAAACGCGGATATTGAGGTTCATGGAATTTTAGTGCAGCTTCCTCTACCACAACAACTTGATGAGTTTGAGACAACCTCAAGAATATCACCGCTAAAGGACGTAGATGGACTTACTCCACACAATGCAGGACTGCTTTCCATGAAAAAAGCAGTTCTTAAAGCATGTACACCCTCAGGAATCATGGAACTGTTAGATCATTATAGAATAGACGTTAACGGAAAGAATGCAGTAATAATAAACAGGAGTAATCTTCTTGGAAAACCGTTGTATCATTTACTGCTTGAAAGAGATGCAACGGTAACAACTTGTCACTCAAAAACAAAAAACCTCAAGGAGATCTGCAGACAGGCAGACATAATCATAACAGGTGTAGGAGACAGAGCTAAATTTACTTTAACTGAGGATATGATAAAAGAAGGTGCAGTCGTCATTGATGTGGCCACAGCAAGATTGAATGGAAAGTTAGTCGGTGATTGTGACTTTGATAGTATCATACAAAAGGCAGCATTTGCGTCACCTGTGCCAGGAGGTGTTGGCCCCATGACAATTGCAATGCTTTTAAAAAACACAGTCACTGCAGCATCAATGAGTGCCAGATTTGCAAGAAGATAA
- a CDS encoding 5-formyltetrahydrofolate cyclo-ligase has translation MPDLQEDKEKSSLRRLLLQKRDTISADYISIASKQIQKNLKKIEVYRVAKKIAGYYSIGSEVKTGSIIQEILADGKTVALPRVVEDEIVFCEVRSFDELEKGEFGIMEPKLSCPITNNFDIILVPAIAMTKEGQRLGYGMGYYDRFLANTTATTIALTYSKLLVKSIPRSKHDITIQWIVTEDDVINTS, from the coding sequence GTGCCAGATTTGCAAGAAGATAAGGAAAAATCTAGTCTTCGTAGGCTGTTATTACAAAAACGCGACACCATATCAGCTGACTATATTAGTATAGCAAGTAAGCAGATTCAAAAAAATCTGAAAAAAATTGAAGTCTATCGGGTTGCAAAAAAAATTGCGGGGTATTATTCTATCGGAAGTGAAGTAAAGACAGGCAGCATAATACAAGAGATATTAGCAGACGGCAAGACGGTTGCACTTCCTCGAGTGGTAGAAGATGAGATTGTCTTTTGTGAGGTAAGAAGCTTTGACGAATTGGAAAAAGGCGAATTCGGTATAATGGAGCCAAAGCTAAGTTGCCCTATAACTAACAACTTTGACATCATACTGGTGCCGGCCATCGCAATGACAAAAGAAGGTCAAAGGTTAGGGTACGGAATGGGATATTATGACAGATTTCTAGCAAACACAACTGCAACAACAATTGCGTTAACATATTCAAAGCTATTAGTAAAGAGCATTCCAAGATCAAAGCACGACATAACCATACAATGGATAGTCACAGAAGACGATGTGATAAACACATCATAG
- the purD gene encoding phosphoribosylamine--glycine ligase, producing the protein MRNILVVGSGGREHALGWKLSQSRLVDKIFFAPGNGGTTNNVAISAEDIDRLAEFAKKNDCFTVVGPEVPLSLGIVDKFIGEGLNIFGPTKAAAQLESSKIWAKEFMKKYGIPTAPFAVFDNADKAKNYVKSLDYDVVIKADGLAAGKGVIVCSSKNEAFEAIDTMLIKQTFGNAGKKIIIEKKIDGVEASYIALSDGNVAIPMATSQDHKRIFDDDKGPNTGGMGAYSPTGVIDQDLADVIQQDVIDRTVESMKKEGIQFKGFLYAGIMISGGKPYVLEFNTRMGDPECQPILMRMDSDLYEYLKASSDGSLDNLPPISWKKQTAVCVVLASKGYPDSYSKNEPISGLENISGNNIMVFHAGTKRENGKILTNGGRVLGVTALGDTLQDAITNAYSAVAKITWDNKYCRNDIGKKGLAYL; encoded by the coding sequence TTGAGAAATATTCTTGTAGTTGGATCGGGAGGACGTGAACACGCCCTAGGCTGGAAGCTATCTCAATCAAGACTGGTAGATAAGATCTTTTTTGCACCTGGGAATGGGGGAACTACAAACAACGTCGCAATATCTGCGGAAGACATAGACAGGTTGGCAGAGTTTGCAAAGAAAAATGACTGCTTTACTGTAGTAGGACCAGAAGTGCCTCTATCTCTTGGTATAGTTGACAAGTTTATCGGTGAAGGATTGAACATATTTGGGCCCACAAAGGCAGCAGCTCAGCTGGAATCAAGTAAAATATGGGCAAAAGAATTCATGAAAAAGTATGGCATCCCAACTGCGCCTTTTGCAGTATTTGATAATGCCGACAAGGCAAAAAACTATGTTAAATCCTTGGATTATGATGTGGTAATCAAAGCAGACGGACTTGCGGCAGGAAAGGGTGTAATTGTATGCTCTAGTAAAAACGAAGCATTTGAGGCAATAGACACGATGCTGATAAAGCAAACGTTTGGAAATGCAGGAAAAAAAATCATAATCGAAAAAAAAATTGATGGTGTAGAGGCATCGTATATTGCATTATCTGATGGCAATGTGGCAATACCGATGGCGACAAGCCAAGATCATAAACGCATCTTTGATGATGATAAAGGACCAAATACTGGCGGCATGGGCGCATATTCTCCTACGGGAGTCATAGATCAAGACCTAGCAGATGTAATACAACAAGATGTAATTGATAGAACTGTGGAATCTATGAAAAAAGAAGGGATCCAGTTCAAAGGCTTTTTGTATGCAGGCATAATGATCAGTGGCGGAAAACCATACGTTCTTGAATTCAACACAAGAATGGGTGACCCAGAATGTCAGCCCATATTGATGCGTATGGATTCTGATTTGTATGAGTATCTTAAAGCAAGCTCAGATGGAAGTCTTGATAATCTGCCACCAATATCGTGGAAAAAACAAACTGCTGTCTGTGTGGTCTTGGCATCCAAGGGGTATCCTGACTCTTACTCAAAAAATGAGCCAATATCTGGCTTGGAAAATATATCTGGAAATAATATTATGGTGTTTCATGCAGGCACTAAAAGGGAAAATGGTAAAATATTGACAAATGGCGGACGGGTTCTTGGCGTTACTGCACTTGGGGATACGCTGCAAGACGCAATCACAAACGCCTATTCTGCCGTGGCCAAGATCACATGGGATAACAAGTACTGTAGAAACGATATTGGAAAAAAGGGCCTTGCCTATCTATGA